The following proteins come from a genomic window of Companilactobacillus pabuli:
- a CDS encoding AMP-binding protein, with product MENWLVKRAKLDPDKIALILEHADFTFGELNSTVQAFAGKLYTSGIRKNDPVALFSDNCFNGYVAILALQQLGARTIFLDTELPLETLQYQVDDCQPKTILISDSAHTEEIVKVNWDKIFMSEVLSMNGNLDYQPVSEYPTEGIASVFYTPSADRNDTGVMLTYGNYFYSAMGTSLNLGISKQDIWVLSLPIFNIPGFSIIMRSLIYGISVYLIDGFDIDLINKILINERATIISLTPPLLRELLNGLPRGKRYNDHFRCVFLGTGLIDSWTVLRCNMLDIPVLQTYGMTETTANISALNFNDAKIKSGSCGQPFFTTQIRITNINQDNVGCIEVKSPTVALGYLNKNELFQSRFTEDGFFKTGDVGYLDDDNFLYLKGRQADLIYIADKIVYPEEVENVFRSVNGIKDICVVGTKSRAGKNVPIAYLTLRDNAFLTSANLADFGKHNLLNYQVPMEYRQIDEFPRSTNGKILRNRLANLEYKVI from the coding sequence TTGGAAAATTGGTTAGTTAAACGTGCCAAACTTGATCCTGATAAGATTGCTTTAATTTTAGAACACGCAGATTTCACTTTTGGCGAACTTAATTCAACTGTCCAAGCCTTTGCTGGCAAATTATATACTAGCGGTATTCGTAAAAATGACCCCGTAGCTTTATTTTCCGATAATTGTTTTAATGGCTACGTTGCCATTTTAGCACTTCAACAACTAGGGGCACGAACAATCTTCCTTGATACCGAATTACCGTTAGAAACTTTGCAATATCAAGTCGATGATTGCCAACCTAAAACTATCTTAATCAGTGATTCAGCACACACTGAAGAAATCGTAAAAGTCAATTGGGATAAGATTTTTATGTCAGAAGTTTTGAGTATGAATGGCAATTTGGATTATCAACCTGTTTCAGAATATCCCACTGAGGGAATTGCTTCAGTCTTCTATACGCCAAGTGCCGATAGAAATGACACTGGTGTGATGTTAACGTACGGTAATTATTTTTACTCCGCTATGGGAACTAGTTTGAATTTAGGCATCAGCAAACAGGATATCTGGGTCTTGTCATTGCCAATCTTCAATATTCCGGGATTTTCAATTATCATGCGATCGTTGATTTACGGCATTAGTGTTTATTTGATTGACGGTTTCGATATCGATTTGATCAATAAAATCTTAATCAATGAACGTGCTACGATTATTTCTCTAACACCACCATTATTGCGAGAACTACTCAATGGCTTACCTCGTGGCAAAAGATACAACGACCATTTTCGCTGCGTATTTTTAGGTACCGGTCTGATTGATAGTTGGACCGTCCTTCGCTGCAACATGTTGGATATTCCTGTCTTGCAAACATACGGTATGACAGAAACGACCGCTAATATTTCGGCTTTAAATTTCAATGATGCAAAAATAAAATCTGGCTCTTGCGGTCAGCCCTTCTTCACAACGCAAATTCGCATTACTAATATCAATCAAGATAATGTCGGTTGCATTGAAGTTAAATCTCCAACGGTAGCCTTAGGTTATTTGAATAAAAATGAATTGTTCCAATCTCGTTTTACCGAAGATGGCTTTTTCAAGACTGGTGATGTTGGATATTTAGATGACGACAACTTCTTATATCTCAAAGGACGTCAAGCTGATTTAATCTACATTGCGGATAAAATCGTCTATCCTGAGGAAGTGGAGAATGTCTTTCGCAGTGTTAATGGTATTAAGGATATTTGTGTCGTTGGTACCAAATCACGTGCTGGAAAAAATGTCCCCATCGCCTATTTAACTTTGCGTGACAATGCGTTTTTGACTAGTGCCAATCTTGCTGACTTTGGCAAACATAATCTGTTAAATTATCAAGTTCCAATGGAATATCGCCAAATTGACGAGTTTCCACGTTCTACAAATGGGAAAATACTTCGTAATCGGTTGGCTAATTTGGAGTATAAAGTTATATAG
- a CDS encoding DUF308 domain-containing protein produces the protein MVRQFQLYRWLRFIFLLVAGILIVIAPIKSFNIIIYIVSSYIAIYGILSIIDGLSIRKTTGENNIAIGLGVGALFLALGVLLFARFFVPLVPPVLGIILLVNGINQFRDSHEMTKRVQITPYLDYFYSALLMIAGIVFILNPSKTIIFIYQLFGVSLIVLAFFEIINSRIYHN, from the coding sequence ATGGTTAGACAGTTCCAACTTTATCGTTGGTTACGGTTTATTTTTTTGCTAGTGGCGGGAATTTTAATCGTCATTGCACCAATTAAAAGTTTTAATATTATCATTTACATCGTTTCTAGCTACATTGCCATTTATGGGATTCTATCTATTATTGATGGCTTAAGTATTCGTAAAACCACCGGTGAAAACAATATCGCCATTGGTTTGGGTGTTGGAGCGTTATTCCTGGCTTTGGGAGTTTTACTATTTGCTCGTTTTTTCGTACCATTAGTGCCACCAGTTTTAGGAATTATCTTGTTAGTCAACGGAATTAACCAATTTCGAGATTCTCATGAAATGACAAAAAGAGTTCAGATAACACCCTACTTGGACTATTTTTATTCAGCCCTATTAATGATTGCAGGAATCGTGTTTATTCTGAACCCTTCGAAAACTATTATTTTTATATATCAATTATTTGGCGTCAGCTTAATCGTCTTAGCCTTTTTTGAAATTATTAACTCCAGAATCTATCACAATTAG
- a CDS encoding pyruvate oxidase, translating into MSVRASDKMVDVLAKWGVDNIYGLPGDSVDTTIDALYRAQDKIKFTHVLHEEVAALSAAAHAKLTGKLGVCLSIGGPGAIHLLNGLYDAKMDHAPVLAILGQVQSKLLNTDFFQEVDTHVLFDDVAVYNKIIMDPQSLPRIMDEAIRTAIAKKGVAVLTIPDDIPDHMIKDNFTPNVDNFQMENYKVDDAQIKKALEMIKIHSNPIVLAGVGIKDAKKETKEFIEKYKIPIILTMPAKGLVDDDHPYNLGQLGKLGTKPAFEMMQKADLVIMLGTDYPYAPYLNKKVDAIQIDTNADRLGKRRHVNIAIQADAKEAISRLNELGEPVKERPFLDEAVAKIGQWHSWMHDVYTKKHTGVLPSLMFHNLSKNAPSDTIWSIDVGTSTAFGARFLTAKSSQKYTISAWLGTMGCALPGAIAAKHDFPDRPVYAVAGDGATAMVMQDFATAVRYNLPMLYIVLNNKLLAFIEYEQQSAGQQNYGISLPEIDFAKVAQACGGIGERITTDEELADAIKKYRRPDKPVLLDVAVTDEAPLPGKIMMDEAHGYAKFGLGHVIDKKSLPELPPMKEILRSFL; encoded by the coding sequence ATGAGTGTTCGTGCATCTGATAAAATGGTTGATGTTTTAGCAAAGTGGGGTGTCGATAACATCTATGGTTTACCCGGGGATTCTGTTGATACAACTATTGATGCCTTATATCGAGCCCAAGATAAAATTAAATTCACACATGTTTTGCATGAAGAAGTCGCTGCCTTGTCAGCTGCTGCCCATGCTAAATTGACTGGGAAACTTGGAGTCTGCCTTTCAATCGGTGGTCCTGGCGCAATCCATCTACTAAATGGACTTTACGATGCCAAAATGGATCATGCTCCAGTTTTAGCAATTTTAGGTCAAGTTCAATCTAAATTACTCAATACTGATTTCTTTCAAGAAGTCGATACGCACGTTTTGTTCGATGATGTGGCTGTTTATAACAAAATCATCATGGACCCACAATCATTACCAAGAATTATGGATGAAGCTATCAGAACTGCTATTGCCAAAAAAGGTGTCGCTGTTTTGACTATTCCTGATGACATTCCTGATCACATGATCAAAGATAATTTCACACCTAACGTCGATAATTTCCAAATGGAAAATTACAAAGTCGACGATGCTCAAATCAAAAAGGCTCTCGAAATGATTAAGATTCATTCCAATCCTATCGTTTTAGCAGGTGTCGGGATTAAAGATGCCAAGAAAGAAACTAAAGAATTTATCGAAAAATATAAGATTCCGATTATTTTGACTATGCCGGCCAAAGGATTAGTTGATGATGACCATCCTTATAACTTGGGACAATTAGGTAAGTTAGGGACTAAGCCAGCCTTTGAGATGATGCAAAAAGCTGACCTCGTCATTATGCTGGGAACTGATTATCCTTATGCACCATATTTGAATAAGAAAGTCGATGCCATCCAAATCGATACTAATGCGGACAGATTGGGCAAACGTCGTCATGTCAATATCGCCATTCAAGCTGATGCTAAAGAAGCTATTAGTCGTTTGAATGAACTAGGTGAGCCAGTTAAAGAGCGTCCATTTTTGGATGAAGCTGTTGCTAAAATCGGTCAATGGCACAGCTGGATGCACGATGTTTATACGAAGAAACACACTGGTGTCTTGCCATCATTGATGTTCCACAATCTCAGTAAAAATGCTCCTAGCGATACTATCTGGTCAATCGATGTCGGAACTTCAACTGCTTTTGGAGCCAGATTCTTAACTGCCAAATCTAGTCAAAAGTATACGATTTCAGCTTGGTTAGGAACAATGGGCTGTGCTTTACCAGGAGCAATTGCTGCCAAACACGACTTCCCAGATCGTCCCGTTTATGCGGTAGCTGGCGATGGTGCCACAGCTATGGTCATGCAAGATTTCGCTACTGCGGTCAGATATAATTTGCCAATGCTGTATATCGTCTTGAATAACAAGTTGTTGGCTTTCATCGAATATGAACAACAATCTGCTGGTCAACAAAATTACGGAATTAGTCTACCAGAAATTGATTTTGCCAAAGTTGCACAAGCTTGTGGTGGAATCGGTGAAAGAATCACAACTGATGAAGAATTAGCAGATGCTATTAAGAAGTATCGTCGTCCTGATAAGCCAGTTTTGTTGGATGTGGCTGTAACTGACGAAGCTCCACTTCCAGGTAAAATCATGATGGATGAAGCTCATGGTTATGCTAAATTTGGTTTGGGACACGTGATTGATAAGAAGAGTTTGCCAGAATTACCACCAATGAAAGAAATCTTGCGTTCATTCTTGTAG